Part of the Sorghum bicolor cultivar BTx623 chromosome 1, Sorghum_bicolor_NCBIv3, whole genome shotgun sequence genome, GATCAGGTGAACTCCCTTTCCGTGGCACTTTGTTGTTGCTATTCTTGATTTGCATGGCATGGTTGAGTTCTGTTTTCCTGAAATTTACATCTGAGTTGTGCATAGCCTCATATGCCAGAATGTAGAGTTGTAGCATTGATTTCCATAGATATCTATCTGTCCCGCATACATTCCTTTGGAAAATTGAAATCCAGAAGCATTTTCACTGGCTAATGATCCAAGTAACAGACACCTTAGGATAATACTTTTTAGGAAAAACAACTTAATGTTCTAAATTTGCATATTTATGGACATACATCCATGTGAAGCTCTCAGCCCTGTCAGCATTTGCAAACCTGCTTACAATTACTATGAAAACTCGAAACATACACTATTATGATCAAAATTTTATGCTAGTTATCAAGAAATTGTCAAGAAAAGCCGTTCGTTTTGAGAAAATTACTTCCTGGGATTTATTTTGCCATCCAGAAATATTTTCAAATTTTTAGGCTTTCGTTATGCAGAAACAAGAAGCAGTGGCTGCAGAAGAGGCATCACCACAAAATGGTATGGAAGTCTCACGAGTGCATGGTGGGGCACCGAACGAATCTCGGTCAGCCCTTGAACTGCAAGCTTCTGCCAACAGTTCACCACACCTGAAATATGTACTGCCAGTGCCTCCAGCAAAAGGACCTCCTTGTGCAGGGCCTCCCTGCTATGGATGGATTAGTGAAGAGTCTGAGACTGAGAGTGAACCAGAGGATGGAGAAATGCTTTCTGATGCAGGGCCTGTAATTTTCGTCAAAAAGGATATACCAAATCCTGTGGAGAAGTTGCCTTCTAAAAGGAAGTGACCAATTAGATGGGATGTGCACCCTAACTGGTAATGATTCTGACTCACCCACGCTCTTCTTCTTGGTATTCTGACATAATTGTTGTGACTAGTCTCTATTTCTTTTACTATAACATGTTTTCAAtagacactagcatatccacATAACATGACGGTCCATAATTATCTTTATTTCTGTAAGAACAACAGTTGAGCTTTGGAGCTTCATCTGAATGGAAAGGTCCAAAAACCTGCATAAAAAAAGTGAATCTGGTTAGATGTATATATCTGCTCTGGTTTCACATCAATGTGTTTAGGTTGATACTACTCATGTTGATCAAATCTGAAGGCCACTAATTGTCGCATTGCTTCCCTACCTCTGTTAATCCATATTAGGGCCACCTCATAGCTTATCAATGAGAACCTTGTTTTCCAGTTCTAATTTCTGATATCAACTGTACGCTTGTCTTGTGAGCCTCAGAGATTAGGACTGAGATCAAAGTTGCAAGATGGTGGGTGGCCTTCAAGGATCAACTTCACCTATATCAAGTACATATATGGTGTATCTAGCTGGCAGCATCAGGCAGGATCAAATGTAGCTGCTGAGTGGTTGCAGATTGACAGCAGAACGCAGATTGCTGCTGTTTGCGTCCGAGAAAAAAAGATTGTTGCTGTTTGACAGTGTGCACTTTAGACTTATATGTAGAATTGTCTTTGTTCATCTATCCATAACTTGGTGGCACATTCTTTTAGAATCTAATGGATCAAATTTCTCTTTACTCATTAACTTTGGTGGTGCAAGTTGATAGTTAATTTCCGTGGCTAATTGGTTTGGCATTCCGTGAGGATTAAATGATATAAAAAAAAAGCCCACCATAATCATACCAGTGTCTGAACAGTAGGATCAGAAGTGAAATTGTGAAAGCATTCAAAAGGTCAGGAGTAAAATGGACTCTTTGCACAATGGAGAATCAAGAGATGGTACATTCCACCCAGAAACTGCAGAATGATTTCAATCTTATTGTGGCTTCTGTGCAAGTCAAGGAGTGTAAACCTATTTCCCTATTTGTTTGTGCTTCTGATCGGTTTCGATGCAACGGAGGATACATTGTGTTGGTCTTTCATAGTATGCAATAGAGGAACTAATGATGACTGCATATAGATGATTGCACATTTCTGTGAGTATGGCAGTATGTAGTCGAATAGATTAGAGAATATTAAGGGTCtgtttggatcatggccatagTTTGCTAAATTTTTTCATGGAAATGTACTTTCTTAATTTTAACTTTATGATCAataaagctttttttttttaaaaaaaatgtgtgGCAAATTTGGCATAAAACTGACTAGCTAATAGCTGGGCCCCATtatcatgaagatgaaga contains:
- the LOC8062527 gene encoding uncharacterized protein LOC8062527 — translated: MRRPRPERGERRIDAATDHLAQYGFAKPQIRNVIHDLLQVYGREGWPFLEEGSYSLVRNRLLEEQAQQDQKQEAVAAEEASPQNGMEVSRVHGGAPNESRSALELQASANSSPHLKYVLPVPPAKGPPCAGPPCYGWISEESETESEPEDGEMLSDAGPVIFVKKDIPNPVEKLPSKRK